A part of Desulfobacterales bacterium genomic DNA contains:
- a CDS encoding DUF6314 family protein, with product MTLAVDIWNLLGRVQSLLLTAATKDRSSFFNNAAAAGSVGVSMTGSRVITFHEAGLWTSSDHQTIDFRNIYQWSLSDLEDTIRLTHLRYGADNPVHLVDFRSIGTNTMSSFQPHVCGADRYSASLSVAGDRILLNWRILGPAKNDSLDCTYSTDKTHQEDRNDN from the coding sequence ATGACGCTTGCTGTAGACATTTGGAATCTACTCGGCCGGGTGCAATCATTGCTACTGACGGCCGCAACCAAAGACCGATCCAGCTTCTTTAATAACGCCGCTGCAGCAGGCAGTGTCGGGGTTTCAATGACGGGAAGCAGGGTTATTACATTCCATGAAGCGGGCTTGTGGACGTCATCTGATCATCAAACAATCGATTTTCGAAATATCTATCAATGGTCGCTATCGGATTTGGAAGATACCATCCGGCTGACGCATTTACGTTACGGCGCCGACAACCCGGTCCATCTGGTGGATTTCCGATCCATAGGCACAAACACCATGTCATCATTTCAGCCGCATGTTTGTGGGGCCGACCGATACAGTGCAAGTCTTTCCGTTGCCGGCGACCGTATCCTTTTAAACTGGAGAATCCTGGGGCCGGCAAAAAATGACTCGCTCGACTGCACCTATTCAACCGACAAAACACATCAGGAAGACCGAAATGACAATTAA
- a CDS encoding asparaginase domain-containing protein, whose amino-acid sequence MTIKIVTTGGTIDKIYFDRKNEFQVGSPQIVEVLAEANVTLDYEVIQLLRKDSLELTDADRRLIYEAILSDPGRHFVVTHGTDTMLVTAKVLKKINDKVIVLTGAMQPAKFRQTDAVFNIAAAITAVQLLRPGVYIAMNGRIFDPIKTRKNIDQNRFEPVE is encoded by the coding sequence ATGACAATTAAAATCGTGACAACCGGCGGCACCATCGACAAGATCTATTTCGACCGAAAAAACGAATTTCAAGTGGGCTCCCCCCAGATAGTGGAGGTGCTTGCCGAGGCCAATGTAACCCTCGATTATGAAGTAATCCAGCTTTTGCGCAAAGACAGCCTTGAGTTGACGGACGCAGACAGGCGCCTGATATACGAAGCGATCTTGTCGGATCCCGGCCGTCACTTTGTGGTCACCCATGGAACCGACACCATGCTGGTTACCGCAAAGGTGTTAAAAAAAATAAACGACAAGGTCATTGTATTAACCGGCGCCATGCAGCCCGCTAAATTCCGGCAAACCGATGCGGTTTTTAACATCGCTGCAGCCATAACGGCGGTGCAGCTTTTAAGGCCGGGTGTATACATTGCCATGAATGGAAGAATTTTCGATCCGATCAAAACCAGAAA